GCCTGGTCGACGCCGGCCGGGACGACCGGGGACGGCTGTGGTTCCGCGCCGGGGCCCCGCGGCCCTCGCCCGGGCGCAGCGGCTGCGGGCCGGGCTGTCCCTCAACTACGCGGCGGTCGGGCTGGTACAGGACCTGCTCGACCGCATCGACCTGCTGGAGCGAGCACTGCGCCGCAGTGAGCGAGCTGCCAAGGAGCGAGCCCGATGGACATGAACCGCCTGACTGAGAAGTCCCAGGAAGCCCTGCAGGAGGCGCAGAGCATCGCCGTGAACCTCGGCCAGAGCGAGGTCGACGGCGAGCACCTGCTGCTGGCCCTGCTCGACCAGCAGGACGGCCTGACCGGTCGGCTGCTCGAACAGGCCGGCGCGGACCCGGCGGCGCTGCGCAGCGCGGTCGAGACCGATCTCGCCGGACGCTCGCGCAGCACCGGCCCCGGGGCCGCGCCCGGTCAGGTGCGGGTCACCCAGCGGCTGTCCCGGGTGCTCAACACGGCCGAGCAGGAGGCCAGGCGGCTCAAGGACGAGTACGTCTCCACCGAGCACCTGGTGCTGGCCCTGGTCGACGAGGGCTCCACCACGGCGGCCGGCCGCCGACTGGCCGCCGCGGGCGTCACCAAGGACTCCTTCCTCTCCGCGCTCGCCCGGGTGCGCGGCAACCAGCGGGTCACCTCGGCCAATCCGGAGGCCTCCTACGAGGCGTTGGAGAAGTACGGCCGCGACCTGGTGGTGGAGGCCCGCACCGGCAGGCTCGACCCGGTGATCGGCCGGGACGCCGAGATCCGCCGGGTGATCCAGATCCTCAGCCGGAAGACCAAGAACAACCCGGTGCTGATCGGCGAGCCGGGCGTCGGCAAGACCGCCATCGTCGAGGGCCTGGCGCAGCGGATCGTCCGCGGCGACGTCCCCGAGGGGCTGCGCGACAAGACCGTGTTCTCGCTGGACATGGGCTCGCTGGTGGCCGGCGCCAAGTACCGGGGCGAGTTCGAGGAGCGGCTGAAGGCGGTGCTCGGTGAGGTGAAGGGGGCCGAGGGCGCGATCCTGCTCTTCGTCGACGAGCTGCACACCGTCGTCGGCGCCGGCGCCGCCGAGGGCGCCATGGACGCGGGGCAGCTGCTGAAGCCGATGCTGGCGCGCGGCGAGCTGCACATGATCGGCGCCACCACGCTGGACGAGTACCGCAAGTACATCGAGTCCGACGCCGCACTGGAACGCCGGTTCCAGACGGTGCTGGTGGACGAGCCCACGGTGGAGGACACCATCTCCATCCTGCGCGGCATCCGCGAGCGGCTGGAGATCTTCCACGGCGTCAAGATCCAGGACGGCGCGCTGGTCGCCGCCGCCACCCTCAGCCACCGCTACATCACCGACCGGTTCCTCCCGGACAAGGCCATCGACCTGGTCGACGAGGCCTGCGCCCGGCTGCGCACCGAGATCGACTCCATGCCCGCCGAGCTCGACGAGCTCAGCCGCCGGGCCACCCGGCTGTCGATCGAGGAGGCCGCGCTGGCCCAGGAGACCGACCCGGCCAGCGCCGCCCGGCTGGAGGACCTGCGCCGCGAACTGGCGGACCTGCGCGGCGAGGTGGACGCCAAGCACGCCCAGTGGGAGGCCGAGCGCCAGGCCATCCGCAAGGTCCAGGAGCTGCGCAAGGACCTGGAGCAGGCCCGGCAGGACGCCGAGGAGGCGGAGCGCGCCTACGACCTCAACCGCGCCGCCCAGCTGCGCTACGGCACCGTCAGCGACCTGGAGCGCCGGCTCGCCGCCGAGGAGGAGCGGCTGGCCGTCAAGCAGGGCGAGACCCGGCTGCTGCGCGAGGTGGTCACCGCCGAGGAGATCGCCGACATCGTCTCCGCCTGGACCGGCATCCCGGTCACCCGGCTGCAGGAGGGCGAGCGGCAGAAGCTGCTGCACCTGGACGACATCCTGCGCGAGCGGGTGATCGGCCAGGACGAGGCGGTGCAGGTGGTCGCCGACGCGGTGATCCGGGCCCGCTCGGGCGTCCGCGACCCGAAGCGGCCGATCGGCTCGTTCATCTTCCTCGGCCCGACCGGCGTCGGGAAGACCGAGCTGGCCAAGACCCTGGCCGCGGCGCTCTTCGACAGCGAGCACAACATGATCCGGCTGGACATGAGCGAGTACCAGGAGAAGCACACCGTCAGCCGGCTGGTCGGCGCGCCCCCCGGGTACGTGGGCTACGAGGAGGGCGGCCAGCTCACCGAGGCGGTCCGGCGCAAGCCCTACTCGGTCATCCTCTTCGACGAGATCGAGAAGGCGCACCCGGACGTCTTCAACACCCTGCTGCAGGTGCTGGACGACGGCCGGATCACCGACTCCCAGGGCCGCACCGTCGACTTCCGCAACACCGTCATCATCATGACCTCCAACCTGGGCTCCGCCTACCTGCTCGACGACGCCACCGCCAACGGCGAGATCAAGCCCGAGGCGCGCGAGCTGGTCATGGGCGAGCTCAACAGCCACTTCCGCCCCGAGTTCCTCAACCGGGTCGACGACATCGTGCTGTTCCACCCGCTCGGGCTGGCCCAGATCGAGCGGATCGTCGACCTGCTGCTCGAAGAGCTGCGCCGCCGCCTCGCCGAGCAGCGGATCGACCTGCGGCTCACCGAGGAGGCCCGCCGGCTGATCGCCGCCGAGGGCTACGACCCGGTCTACGGGGCCCGGCCGCTGCGCCGCTTCATCTCGCACGAGGTGGAGACGAAGATCGGTCGGGCACTGCTCGGCGGCGAAGTGGGCGCCGGCGGTACCATCCTGGTCGAGGTCCGGGACGGCGAACTGGCCGTCACCTTCCAGGGCGCGCCGGAGGATTCCCCTTGAGCAGTCCCGAGAGCAGTCCCGAGAGCAGCAGCCGCGTCGTCCGCTGCACCGAGTGCGGCAAGTCCAACCGGGTCCCGGCAGCCGCGGCCGGGAAACCGCGGTGCGGCAGCTGCAAGGCCCCGCTGCCGTGGATCGCCGACGCCGGGGACGCAGACTTCGCCCTGGTCGCGGAGCAGGCGGGGCTGCCGGTGCTGGTCGACCTGTGGGCGACCTGGTGCGGCCCCTGCCGGATGGTCAGCCCGGCGCTGGAGCAGGTCGCCGCCGAGCTGGCCGGCCGGATCAAGCTGGTCAAGGTCGACATCGACCGGTCGCCGAGCCTGGCCCGGCGCTTCGAGGTGCAGGCCGTGCCCACGCTGCTGCTGCTCGACCGGGGCCGGATCATCGCCCGCCAGGCCGGGGCCGCCTCCGCCCCGGTGCTGCGCCGCTGGGTGGAGACGGCTCTGGCCGACCGCGCCGCCCAGCCGTAATCCGGTCCTGACCAGGTGATATCCAGGTGATATACACCTGGTATGCCCAGTTCCCCGCCCGCTGACCGCCTGGTGTCCGCCCTCGCCCGGGTGCTCTCGCCGCGCGGGGCGCTCACCCTGCACCGGGTGGACGGGAACCTGATCTTCGCGCTGCGCGCCGCGCTGGCAGTGGCGCTGCCCTCGCTGCCGCTGGTGCTGACCGGCCGCAGCGGCCTCGCGGTCTACGTCATCCTCGGCGCCTTCACCACCACCTTCGGCCGCAACCTGCCGTATCCGCGGCGCGCCCGGGCGCTGGCGCTGGTCGCCGTGGCGATGACCGGCTGCGTGGGCTGCGGCTCGCTGCTCGCGGTGGGGGCCGACCCGCAGGCGGGCGGGGCGGGGCGGTCGCGGTGGTGGCCGCGACCGCCGTGGTGGCCGGGCTGGCCAAGCTGGTCTGCGACGCGACGCGGTTGGGCGGCCTCGGCGCGGTGCTGCTGCTCTTCTCCTTCGCCGTGGCGGCCAACGGCTCCCCCACCCTCGCCGAGGTCCCCCAGCACACGGCCCTGGCCGCCGCCGGAGCGGCCGTGGCCTGGCTGCTGGCCATGGCGGGCCGGCTCTGGCACCCGGACCGTCCGCAGCGGCTGGCGGTGGCGGCGGCGCTGCGGGAGCTGGCGGAGCTGCTGGACGCCGCCGGACCCCCGGTCGGCGGACGCGCCCGCCACCGGGCCACCGGCGCCGTGCTGCAGGCCTACCGCAGCCTGGATCTCGCGCCCCCGACAGCGGCGGGCGGCTCCGCCCGCGGCGGGGTGTGCGTGCGGCTGACCGACCTCTCCTGGTCGCTGCTGATCAGCTCCGCCCGCCGTTGGCCGGACGAGCCGGCCGTCCTGGCGGGGCAGCTGCGCCGCCAGGTACGGCTGCTGGTGGACCGGCGCAGCCGACTCCCGCTGCTGCTGCCCGAGCTGTCGCTGCCCGGGTTGTCGCTGCCGTCCACGGCGACCGGGTTCGGCCCGCTCCCCGCCGACCGGGCCGCCGAGCTGGTCGCCGGTGGCCGCCGCCGGGCCGCGGCGCTGCTGGTCCCGGCGCTGCGGATGGCGCTCGGCACCGCCGTCGCGGGCGGACTGGCCCTCGCCCTGCACCTCGGCCACGGCTACTGGGCGGCCATCTCGGCCGCCGCCGTGCTCCACTCGGTCAACGTCCGGACGACGGCGCAGCGCGCCGTCCAGCGGACGCTGGGGACCTTCGTCGGGCTGCTGGTCGCGGTCGGCGTGATCGCACTGCACCCGGGCCCGGCGGCCCTGGTCGGCGTGATCATCCTGCTGGAGTTCCTGCTGGAGTACGTCGTCGCCCGCAACTACGGCCTGGGCATCGTCTTCCTCACGCCGATGGCGCTGCTGCTGAGCGAACTCGTCGTCCCCACCCCCGCCGGGCTGCTGGTCCGGGAGCGGGCGCTGGCCAGCGTCCTGGGGATCGCCGTCGGGCTGCTCTGCGCGCTGCTGGTGGTCCACGACCACGCCGCGGTCCGGGCCGAGCGCGCGCTGACCGGGTGCACCGACGCCGCCGGGGAGGCGGAGCGCGCGCTCGGCGGCGGGCCCGGCCCCTCGGTCGCCGTCGTCCAGCTGCGGCTGGCGGCGGCAGTGGTGGAGCTGCACGACGCCGACGACGCGGCGGCCGGCGAGCTGTGGCCGGCCGGGGTCGACCCGGCCGAGCTCGCCGCCGCCGAGCAGCGCGCCTACCTGCTGCTCGAACGCCTCGTCCCGGGGGACTGACGGCTCATCCGGCCCGTTCGACGGTGACCTTGAGGTGCTTCATGATCGGCTGGTCGCTCTGGGTGCTGTAGTCGCCGATGGCGCACAGGACGTTCATCTCCGGCATGTAGCCGGCCGCGCAGCCGCGCGGGATGTCGTAGGGGACGGCGAGGTAGCCGTGGAGCGAGCGGGTGCTCCCGTCCCTGGCGGTGCTGGTGACGTCGACCGGGTCGAACTCGCCGATCCCGCGCTCGCGCATGTCCTCCCGGTTCAGGAAGACCAGGGTGCGCAGGTTCTTGATGCCCCGGTAGCGGTCGTTGTCGGAGTAGATGGTGGTGTTCCACTGGTCGTGCGAGCGCATGGTCCCCAGCGCCAGTGTGCCGGGGGCGGGGACCACGTCGGGCAGCGGGGCGCAGGAGAACTCCGCCCGCCCGGACGGGGTCAGGAAGACCAGCTCCCGGGCGGGCTGCCTGATCCGGAAGCCCAGTGGCAGCCGCACCCGCCGGTTGAAGTCCTCGAAGCCGTCCAGCACCTCGGCCATGGTGTCGCGGATCCGGTCGTAGTCCTCCACGTACCACTCCCACGGGGTGGCGCTGTCCGGCAGCGCGGCCCGCGCCATCCCGGCGATGATCGCCGGCTCGGAGAGCAGCTGCGGCGAGCCGGGGCGCTTCATCCCGCGCGAGAGGTGGACCATGCTCATCGAGTCCTCGACGGAGGTGTTCTGCAGCCCGCCGCGCTGCTGGTCCTTCTCGGTGCGGCCCAGGCACGGCAGGATCAGCGCCTGTCGGCCGTGCACGATGTGGCTGCGGTTCAGCTTGGTGCTGACGTGGACGGTGAGCTCGCAGGAGCGCAGCCCCGCGTAGGTGTAGGGGGTGTCCGGCGCGGCCAGGGCGAAGTTGCCGCCCATGCCGATGAAGACCTTGATGCTGCCGTCGTGCATCGCCTTGATGGTGTTGACGGTGTCCTTGCCGTGCTCGCGCGGCGGATCGATCCTGCAGACCTCGGCGAGCCGGTCCAGGAAGGCCGCGCCCGGCCGGTGGTCGATGCCGCAGGAGCGGTTGCCCTGGACGTTGCTGTGCCCGCGCACCGGCGAGGGGCCCGCGCCCTCCCGGCCCAGGTTTCCGCGCAGC
The Streptacidiphilus albus JL83 genome window above contains:
- the clpB gene encoding ATP-dependent chaperone ClpB, which produces MDMNRLTEKSQEALQEAQSIAVNLGQSEVDGEHLLLALLDQQDGLTGRLLEQAGADPAALRSAVETDLAGRSRSTGPGAAPGQVRVTQRLSRVLNTAEQEARRLKDEYVSTEHLVLALVDEGSTTAAGRRLAAAGVTKDSFLSALARVRGNQRVTSANPEASYEALEKYGRDLVVEARTGRLDPVIGRDAEIRRVIQILSRKTKNNPVLIGEPGVGKTAIVEGLAQRIVRGDVPEGLRDKTVFSLDMGSLVAGAKYRGEFEERLKAVLGEVKGAEGAILLFVDELHTVVGAGAAEGAMDAGQLLKPMLARGELHMIGATTLDEYRKYIESDAALERRFQTVLVDEPTVEDTISILRGIRERLEIFHGVKIQDGALVAAATLSHRYITDRFLPDKAIDLVDEACARLRTEIDSMPAELDELSRRATRLSIEEAALAQETDPASAARLEDLRRELADLRGEVDAKHAQWEAERQAIRKVQELRKDLEQARQDAEEAERAYDLNRAAQLRYGTVSDLERRLAAEEERLAVKQGETRLLREVVTAEEIADIVSAWTGIPVTRLQEGERQKLLHLDDILRERVIGQDEAVQVVADAVIRARSGVRDPKRPIGSFIFLGPTGVGKTELAKTLAAALFDSEHNMIRLDMSEYQEKHTVSRLVGAPPGYVGYEEGGQLTEAVRRKPYSVILFDEIEKAHPDVFNTLLQVLDDGRITDSQGRTVDFRNTVIIMTSNLGSAYLLDDATANGEIKPEARELVMGELNSHFRPEFLNRVDDIVLFHPLGLAQIERIVDLLLEELRRRLAEQRIDLRLTEEARRLIAAEGYDPVYGARPLRRFISHEVETKIGRALLGGEVGAGGTILVEVRDGELAVTFQGAPEDSP
- the trxA gene encoding thioredoxin, whose product is MSSPESSPESSSRVVRCTECGKSNRVPAAAAGKPRCGSCKAPLPWIADAGDADFALVAEQAGLPVLVDLWATWCGPCRMVSPALEQVAAELAGRIKLVKVDIDRSPSLARRFEVQAVPTLLLLDRGRIIARQAGAASAPVLRRWVETALADRAAQP